From one Triticum aestivum cultivar Chinese Spring chromosome 4B, IWGSC CS RefSeq v2.1, whole genome shotgun sequence genomic stretch:
- the LOC123089283 gene encoding probable flavin-containing monooxygenase 1, whose amino-acid sequence MAQVKAARATREAVPTVSRVAIIGSGISGLAAAKQMAAYDPVVFEATPSVGGVWKHCVYRTTRLQTPRANYEFSDYSWGNRDDPAFPTHTEVVDYLEGYADEFDLWRYISFGSKVVDIKFLGGAEAGFTERWSGTGKAPLQGKPTWEVGVATGGSGTVQYYKFEFVVMCTGKYGDVPRMPVFPPGKGPEVFKGTVMHSLDYCKLSKEETVELMRGKKVVVVGYKKSAIDLANECVQANQGDGGQACTMLVRTLHWMVPSYAIWGLPFFLFYSTRFSQLFYERPNQSFFRSLLCRLMSPLRAGVSKFIESYLLWKLPLGKYGLTPDHPFVEDYASCQLAFLPEGFFDMADHGLVRFKRAPDGWWLSEIGVVLEDGTGVEADLVFLATGFESTDKLREVLPKPFRGLLVDESSMMPLYHGTIHPLIPNMAFVGFVESASNLHTSELRCRWLAGLLEGRFELPTVQAMMRHVAGEADAMRRTTRFYRRHCISTYSIHDSDGMCADLSSATHRKTNWISELFAPYNKEDYKQQ is encoded by the exons ATGGCGCAAGTGAAAGCAGCACGGGCCACGAGGGAGGCCGTGCCCACGGTGTCCCGTGTGGCCATCATCGGCAGCGGGATCAGCGGGCTCGCGGCCGCCAAGCAGATGGCGGCCTACGACCCCGTGGTGTTCGAGGCGACGCCGTCCGTGGGCGGGGTGTGGAAACACTGCGTGTACCGCACCACGCGGCTCCAGACGCCACGCGCGAACTACGAGTTCTCCGACTACTCATGGGGCAACCGTGACGACCCGGCGTTCCCGACCCACACCGAGGTCGTCGACTACCTCGAGGGCTACGCCGACGAGTTCGATCTCTGGCGCTACATCTCGTTCGGGTCCAAAGTGGTGGACATCAAGTTCCTTGGCGGCGCCGAGGCCGGGTTCACCGAGCGgtggagcggcaccggcaaggctCCGCTCCAGGGCAAGCCCACGTGGGAGGTCGGCGTCGCCACCGGCGGCTCCGGCACTGTTCAG TATTACAAGTTCGAGTTCGTGGTGATGTGCACGGGGAAGTACGGCGACGTGCCGCGGATGCCGGTGTTCCCGCCGGGAAAGGGGCCGGAGGTGTTCAAGGGGACGGTGATGCACTCGCTGGACTACTGCAAGCTGAGCAAGGAGGAGACCGTTGAGCTGATGAGAGGAAAGAAGGTTGTGGTGGTTGGGTACAAGAAGAGCGCTATCGATCTAGCCAACGAATGTGTTCAGGCAAACCAAG GTGACGGCGGGCAGGCGTGCACGATGCTGGTGCGGACCCTGCACTGGATGGTGCCGTCATACGCCATCTGGGGCTTGCCATTCTTCCTGTTTTACTCGACACGTTTCTCCCAGCTCTTCTACGAGCGGCCCAACCAGAGCTTCTTCAgatccctcctctgccgcctcatGAGCCCACTG CGGGCAGGGGTGTCGAAGTTCATCGAGTCGTACCTGTTGTGGAAGCTGCCGCTGGGCAAGTACGGTCTGACGCCGGACCACCCCTTTGTCGAGGACTACGCCAGCTGCCAACTGGCCTTCCTCCCGGAGGGCTTCTTCGACATGGCTGACCACGGCCTGGTGCGCTTCAAGAGGGCCCCCGACGGGTGGTGGCTCTCGGAGATCGGCGTCGTCCTCGAAGACGGCACCGGGGTGGAGGCCGACCTCGTCTTCCTCGCCACCGGCTTCGAGAGCACGGACAAGCTCCGCGAGGTCCTCCCTAAGCCCTTCCGCGGCCTCCTCGTCGACGAGTCCTCCATGATGCCCCTCTACCA CGGCACGATCCACCCGCTGATCCCGAACATGGCATTCGTGGGGTTCGTGGAGAGCGCATCGAACCTGCACACGTCGGAGCTGCGGTGCCGATGGCTGGCGGGGCTGCTGGAGGGGCGGTTCGAGCTGCCTACCGTGCAGGCCATGATGAGgcacgtcgccggcgaggccgacgcCATGCGTCGCACCACGCGGTTCTACCGCCGGCACTGCATCTCCACCTACAGCATCCACGACAGCGACGGCATGTGCGCCGACCTGAGCTCCGCCACGCACCGCAAGACCAACTGGATCTCCGAGCTCTTCGCTCCATACAACAAGGAGGACTACAAGCAACAGTAA